The following proteins are encoded in a genomic region of Fervidobacterium pennivorans DSM 9078:
- a CDS encoding ribose-phosphate pyrophosphokinase yields the protein MQITRNEMKIFTGNANKVLAEKVASYIGMRLGDITVGRFADGEINVRIEETVRGHDVFVIQPTCPPVNENLMELLVMIDAFKRASANSIAVVIPYYGYARQDRKAKGRDPITAKLVANLLTVAGATRVMTVDLHAEQVQGFFDIPVDNLWSFPVFLETLSKDGILDDDAVIVSPDVGGVKRARQIAERVGLPLAILDKRRPKDNVAEILNIIGDVKDKTAIIVDDIVDTARSLVEGANAVKNAGAKRVIACITHPVLSSGAVERIENSSIEKIYISDTIYHQSLPSKFHVVSVAPLLGEAIIRVRKNLSVSILFK from the coding sequence ATGCAAATCACAAGGAATGAAATGAAGATTTTCACTGGTAATGCGAACAAGGTCTTGGCGGAAAAGGTTGCTAGCTACATTGGTATGAGACTTGGCGACATCACGGTTGGAAGATTTGCGGATGGTGAAATCAACGTTCGTATAGAGGAAACAGTACGTGGCCACGATGTTTTTGTCATTCAGCCTACTTGTCCACCGGTTAACGAAAATTTAATGGAATTGTTGGTTATGATAGATGCGTTTAAAAGGGCTTCCGCCAATAGCATTGCCGTGGTAATACCTTACTACGGCTACGCAAGACAGGATAGAAAGGCAAAAGGTAGAGACCCGATTACAGCGAAGCTCGTTGCGAATTTACTCACAGTTGCAGGAGCAACTCGTGTGATGACTGTTGACTTACATGCCGAACAAGTTCAAGGATTCTTCGATATTCCTGTTGACAATCTTTGGAGCTTTCCTGTGTTTCTTGAGACATTAAGTAAAGATGGAATACTGGACGACGATGCTGTTATTGTTTCACCAGATGTGGGTGGAGTTAAGCGAGCGCGACAAATAGCTGAAAGGGTGGGCCTTCCTCTTGCAATACTTGACAAAAGGCGTCCGAAAGACAACGTGGCTGAAATTCTTAACATAATAGGTGATGTTAAGGATAAGACAGCGATTATCGTAGATGATATCGTTGATACTGCACGTTCTTTGGTTGAAGGTGCAAATGCTGTAAAGAACGCAGGCGCGAAGAGAGTAATTGCTTGTATAACACATCCGGTTCTCTCATCTGGTGCGGTTGAAAGAATTGAGAACTCGAGTATTGAAAAGATTTATATTAGTGATACAATATATCATCAGAGTCTACCTAGCAAGTTCCATGTTGTTTCTGTTGCACCTTTGCTCGGGGAAGCGATAATTAGGGTTAGAAAGAATCTCTCTGTCAGTATACTCTTCAAATAA
- the glmU gene encoding bifunctional UDP-N-acetylglucosamine diphosphorylase/glucosamine-1-phosphate N-acetyltransferase GlmU encodes MKVLILAAGLGKRMKSKYPKVVHKILGKPMINWVVDLGKKFGEVGVVIGHKAEIVKSYLPADVKVYIQEPQLGTGHAVMCAKEFISPSDDVLILYGDVPLLKEETIQRLLETHTNAKANATVLTFIADDPTGYGRIVRENGKIRIVEHKDANEEQLRIKEVNSGIYIFSGKFLLDNIDKLTNNNAQGEYYLTDLVEMAENVETVLLDDPVQVSGVNDRVQLSQLEAVARERILKELMLSGVTVVDPTSTFIGPDVKIGIDTVIYPFTILEGEITIGEDCEIGPYTRIKNSILGNNVKVIRSEVEGAVIEDNVSVGPFSRLREGTILKENVKIGNFVETKKSTIGKNSKAQHLTYLGDATVGEDVNIGAGTITCNYDGYKKYQTFIGDSAFIGSNSSLVAPVKIGKGAIVGAGSVITEDVPDDALALGRARQIIKENWAKLKREAMKNANHKE; translated from the coding sequence ATGAAAGTACTCATACTTGCTGCTGGATTGGGCAAAAGGATGAAGTCGAAATACCCAAAGGTAGTTCACAAGATACTTGGTAAGCCGATGATAAACTGGGTTGTGGACTTGGGAAAGAAATTCGGAGAAGTTGGTGTAGTGATTGGTCACAAGGCCGAGATTGTGAAGTCTTATCTCCCAGCAGATGTTAAAGTGTACATTCAAGAGCCGCAACTTGGGACAGGACATGCGGTGATGTGCGCTAAAGAGTTTATATCACCAAGCGATGATGTACTGATACTCTACGGTGATGTCCCTCTTCTAAAGGAGGAAACAATTCAAAGACTTTTAGAAACTCACACGAATGCCAAAGCAAATGCCACAGTCTTAACGTTCATTGCAGATGACCCTACCGGCTATGGAAGAATTGTTAGAGAAAATGGAAAGATTAGAATTGTTGAGCACAAGGATGCTAATGAAGAACAGCTAAGGATAAAAGAAGTCAACAGCGGAATTTACATATTTTCCGGAAAGTTCTTGCTTGATAACATAGATAAACTCACCAACAACAATGCACAAGGCGAGTACTACTTGACAGATTTAGTTGAAATGGCAGAGAATGTTGAAACGGTATTGTTAGATGATCCTGTGCAAGTATCTGGTGTAAACGATAGAGTTCAGCTTTCCCAGCTTGAGGCTGTTGCAAGAGAAAGAATTCTGAAAGAGTTGATGCTTTCGGGAGTTACAGTAGTGGATCCCACTTCCACATTCATAGGACCTGATGTGAAAATAGGTATTGACACCGTAATTTACCCATTTACAATTTTAGAAGGAGAAATCACAATTGGTGAAGACTGTGAAATAGGACCATATACCCGAATAAAGAATTCAATACTCGGTAACAACGTCAAAGTGATACGTTCAGAAGTTGAAGGAGCAGTTATAGAAGATAATGTATCTGTCGGACCGTTCTCAAGACTGAGAGAGGGAACGATTCTAAAAGAGAATGTAAAGATTGGAAACTTCGTGGAAACGAAGAAATCTACAATAGGAAAGAACTCAAAGGCACAGCATCTCACTTACTTAGGTGATGCAACTGTCGGTGAGGACGTAAACATTGGAGCTGGAACTATTACCTGCAATTACGATGGTTACAAAAAGTACCAGACATTTATTGGTGATAGTGCATTTATAGGTAGCAATTCTTCGCTCGTTGCACCAGTTAAAATAGGAAAAGGAGCGATTGTAGGGGCAGGTTCGGTTATTACTGAAGACGTTCCAGATGATGCTCTGGCACTTGGAAGGGCTAGACAAATTATTAAGGAAAACTGGGCGAAGCTGAAAAGGGAGGCCATGAAAAATGCAAATCACAAGGAATGA
- a CDS encoding IS1/IS1595 family N-terminal zinc-binding domain-containing protein, whose translation MNNSTLSCPKCGSTSLYKNGHDKYGNQQFLCKLCHHSFKLSHSQKRKNFPFPYPKCSSCSKPNVFV comes from the coding sequence ATGAACAACTCAACGCTCTCTTGTCCAAAATGCGGTTCCACCAGCTTATACAAAAACGGTCATGACAAATACGGTAACCAACAATTCCTTTGCAAACTCTGCCATCATTCTTTCAAACTCTCCCATTCTCAAAAACGCAAAAACTTTCCTTTCCCATATCCCAAATGCTCTTCTTGTAGTAAGCCTAACGTCTTTGTGTAG
- the ppdK gene encoding pyruvate, phosphate dikinase has protein sequence MGKKWVYFFANGQAEGNAQMRDILGGKGANLAEMTNAGVPVPPGFTISAEVCKYYYDNNRTYPEDLKEQVDAAMKRLEEVTGKGFGDPKKPLLVSVRSGAAISMPGMMDTILNLGLNDETVKGLVEMTNNERFAYDSYRRFLQMFGDTALGIPHADFENALAEMKAQKGVKLDTELDAEDLKKLVEIYKEIYKKHGKEFPQDVYKQLWAAIEAVIWSWMSDRAIKYREIHGIKEGQLLGTAVNIVAMVFGNMGDDSGTGVCFTRDPNTGEKVYYGEFLPNAQGEDVVAGIRTPYPLEKMKELIPQAYEELIQIMDRLERYFKDMQDIEFTVERGKLYILQTRSAKRTSQAAIKVAVDMVHEGLIDKKTAVLRVQPSDIERVLHPKFDENERKNAKVIAKGLPASPGAATGKVYFDAHKAEEAAKAGEKVLLVRPETSPEDVGGMNAAEGILTARGGMTSHAAVVARGLGKPAVVGAESIYVNEEEGYLKVGDIIVKEGEWLSIDGTTGEVFLGKITTVKPQGLEGPVAELLSWADEFRKLGVRANADVPRDAKVAREFGAEGIGLCRTEHMFFEKDRIPKVRRMIVARTKEEREAALAELLPLQKEDFKGLFREMKGYPVTIRLIDPPLHEFLPQEEEQMAEVAQQIGISVEELKKVVEQLHELNPMLGHRGVRLVITYPEIAVMQTKAIILAAIELKKEEGIEVVPEIMIPLVGHVNELKYIKQVVVETADALIKEHGVDLKYLVGTMIEVPRAAVTADQIAQEADFFSFGTNDLTQMTFGFSRDDVGKFLPEYLEKGILEHDPFKHIDTQGVGQLVKLATEKGKEVKPTLKCGVCGEHGGDPKSIEFFATTKLDYVSASPYRIPVARLAAAQASIKYRS, from the coding sequence ATGGGTAAAAAGTGGGTTTATTTCTTTGCCAATGGACAGGCAGAAGGTAACGCCCAGATGAGAGACATACTGGGTGGTAAAGGTGCAAATCTTGCTGAAATGACGAACGCCGGAGTTCCAGTTCCTCCTGGCTTTACTATTTCTGCAGAAGTTTGTAAATACTATTATGACAACAACAGAACTTATCCAGAGGATTTGAAAGAACAAGTTGACGCAGCAATGAAAAGATTGGAGGAAGTAACAGGAAAAGGGTTTGGAGATCCCAAAAAGCCACTCCTTGTTTCTGTTAGGTCAGGTGCCGCTATCTCGATGCCTGGTATGATGGACACAATCCTCAACCTGGGTCTTAACGACGAAACAGTCAAAGGTCTTGTCGAAATGACAAACAACGAAAGATTCGCATATGACTCTTACAGAAGATTTCTCCAAATGTTCGGTGATACCGCTCTTGGAATTCCACATGCAGATTTCGAAAATGCGCTCGCCGAAATGAAGGCACAAAAAGGTGTAAAGCTTGACACAGAGCTTGATGCGGAAGACCTCAAAAAGCTTGTAGAAATCTACAAAGAAATTTACAAAAAACACGGAAAAGAGTTCCCACAGGATGTCTACAAACAATTGTGGGCAGCAATTGAGGCAGTTATTTGGTCATGGATGAGTGATAGGGCTATCAAATACAGAGAAATTCATGGAATCAAAGAAGGTCAGCTCCTTGGAACAGCTGTCAACATTGTTGCCATGGTCTTTGGTAACATGGGTGACGACAGCGGTACAGGTGTTTGTTTCACAAGAGACCCGAACACTGGAGAAAAAGTATACTACGGAGAATTCTTGCCAAATGCACAAGGTGAAGACGTCGTTGCTGGTATAAGAACTCCATATCCTCTTGAAAAAATGAAAGAATTGATTCCACAAGCTTACGAAGAACTCATTCAAATAATGGACAGACTTGAAAGGTATTTCAAAGACATGCAGGACATCGAATTCACAGTTGAAAGAGGAAAACTCTACATACTCCAGACAAGAAGCGCAAAGAGAACAAGCCAGGCTGCAATAAAGGTAGCAGTTGACATGGTTCACGAAGGTCTCATCGATAAGAAGACGGCCGTCTTGAGAGTCCAACCATCCGATATTGAAAGAGTGCTCCACCCGAAATTCGATGAAAACGAAAGAAAGAATGCAAAGGTTATTGCAAAAGGTCTTCCAGCATCACCAGGTGCTGCAACAGGTAAAGTTTACTTCGATGCACACAAAGCGGAAGAAGCAGCAAAAGCAGGAGAAAAGGTTCTCCTTGTTAGACCAGAGACAAGTCCTGAAGACGTCGGTGGTATGAATGCAGCCGAGGGTATACTAACAGCACGCGGTGGTATGACATCTCACGCTGCTGTCGTTGCAAGAGGTCTCGGTAAACCAGCAGTAGTCGGTGCGGAAAGTATTTACGTTAATGAAGAAGAAGGCTACCTCAAAGTTGGCGACATAATTGTTAAAGAAGGCGAATGGTTGTCAATAGATGGAACTACTGGAGAAGTGTTCCTTGGAAAGATTACGACAGTTAAACCACAAGGTCTCGAAGGACCAGTTGCCGAACTACTCTCATGGGCAGACGAATTCAGAAAGCTTGGCGTTAGGGCAAACGCTGACGTTCCAAGAGATGCAAAAGTTGCGAGAGAATTCGGAGCAGAAGGTATCGGACTCTGCAGAACTGAGCATATGTTCTTTGAAAAGGACAGAATACCAAAGGTTAGAAGAATGATAGTCGCAAGAACAAAAGAAGAAAGGGAAGCAGCACTTGCCGAACTTCTCCCGCTCCAAAAGGAAGATTTCAAAGGTCTGTTCAGAGAAATGAAGGGTTACCCAGTTACAATAAGACTTATCGACCCACCACTACACGAATTCTTGCCACAGGAAGAAGAACAGATGGCAGAAGTTGCTCAGCAGATTGGTATTTCTGTTGAAGAACTCAAGAAAGTTGTTGAACAACTCCACGAGCTTAACCCAATGCTCGGACACAGGGGCGTAAGGCTTGTCATCACATATCCGGAGATTGCTGTAATGCAAACAAAAGCAATAATCCTTGCAGCTATCGAACTTAAGAAAGAGGAAGGTATCGAAGTTGTTCCGGAAATAATGATTCCTCTTGTAGGCCATGTCAACGAACTTAAATACATAAAACAAGTTGTTGTGGAAACAGCAGACGCACTCATTAAAGAACATGGTGTTGACCTCAAGTATCTCGTTGGTACAATGATAGAGGTTCCAAGAGCTGCAGTTACAGCTGACCAGATTGCCCAGGAAGCTGACTTCTTTAGCTTTGGTACGAACGACCTTACACAGATGACATTCGGATTCAGCCGAGATGACGTTGGAAAGTTCTTGCCAGAATACCTTGAAAAAGGTATACTTGAACACGACCCATTCAAACACATTGATACACAAGGTGTCGGTCAGCTTGTGAAACTTGCAACGGAAAAAGGAAAGGAAGTTAAACCAACACTCAAGTGTGGAGTCTGTGGTGAACACGGTGGAGATCCAAAATCCATCGAATTCTTTGCCACAACAAAACTTGACTATGTCAGTGCATCACCATACAGAATTCCAGTTGCAAGACTTGCAGCTGCTCAAGCAAGTATTAAATACAGAAGCTAA
- a CDS encoding alpha/beta fold hydrolase, which translates to MERSILTNTFKTLLMGTVSFYLLTYLSSSSVLKTISSDVRKINIDSIQVAYREAGQSNSKVVVFLHGFGGSSYDWKELMDMLSESYRCIAFDIPPFGLFEKRLDFDYSDESM; encoded by the coding sequence GTGGAAAGGAGTATACTGACAAATACTTTCAAAACCTTGTTGATGGGAACCGTTTCATTTTACTTGCTAACTTATCTTTCATCCTCGAGCGTTCTCAAGACAATTTCATCAGATGTTAGAAAAATCAACATCGATTCGATTCAAGTTGCATACAGAGAAGCAGGTCAAAGCAATTCAAAAGTAGTGGTATTTTTGCATGGATTTGGAGGGTCATCTTACGATTGGAAGGAGCTAATGGACATGCTGTCCGAATCATACCGCTGCATAGCATTTGATATACCGCCATTTGGTTTATTCGAAAAGAGATTAGATTTTGATTATTCAGACGAGTCAATGTAA
- a CDS encoding alpha/beta fold hydrolase, with protein MDSLNYLGVNRYVLVGHSMGGYLSLAIASLFPERVEKLILFDAAYTNHSESLNGLNLPFELGNENQVKLYQVLLDIGLKTYPLVKFLYQTSLSTGSILSTEHFEYLFAQNYFLPAEVLLN; from the coding sequence ATGGACTCCCTGAATTATCTTGGTGTAAATCGTTACGTTTTAGTCGGTCATTCAATGGGTGGCTACTTATCATTGGCAATAGCAAGTCTTTTTCCAGAAAGAGTGGAAAAACTAATTTTGTTTGACGCAGCGTATACGAATCATTCAGAATCTTTAAATGGTCTTAATCTTCCTTTTGAATTGGGCAACGAGAACCAGGTTAAACTTTACCAAGTACTTTTGGACATAGGTTTAAAAACATATCCTTTGGTTAAATTTCTCTACCAGACATCTCTTTCGACTGGTAGCATTCTTAGCACAGAACACTTTGAATATCTTTTTGCGCAAAACTATTTCTTACCAGCGGAAGTGCTATTAAATTAA
- a CDS encoding alpha/beta fold hydrolase yields the protein MKLTKDKTTQKPLAVDLANIVAKTLIIYGEKDNITPSSIGEYLARNIKGSQLIRIPNEGHMPLANKLVLEKVKAFLKD from the coding sequence ATTAAATTAACTAAAGACAAAACCACCCAAAAGCCTTTAGCAGTAGACCTTGCTAACATAGTTGCAAAAACACTCATCATTTATGGCGAAAAAGATAACATAACTCCCTCATCAATTGGTGAATACTTGGCTCGGAACATAAAGGGTTCTCAACTTATACGGATTCCAAACGAAGGACACATGCCCTTAGCAAATAAATTAGTATTAGAGAAGGTAAAAGCATTTCTGAAAGACTGA
- the fabG gene encoding 3-oxoacyl-ACP reductase FabG yields the protein MGRLDGKVAIVTGASGGIGKAITKEFIEEGCIVVGFNYTPSSENIDARFYHEYILDITDRNAVESAVKNVVQKLGRIDILVNNAGITKDNLVYRMTYEEWDSVINTNLTGAFNMVKATIREIAKNEGVIINVSSVVGLEGNIGQANYAASKAGLIGLTKSLAKEFGRKNVRVNAIAPGFIETPMTEKLPEEIKKTALEKISMRRFGKPEEVAKLVKFLVIDGTYINGQVIIIDGGMEL from the coding sequence ATGGGCAGACTTGATGGAAAGGTTGCAATTGTCACAGGTGCATCAGGAGGGATTGGGAAAGCGATAACAAAAGAATTTATCGAAGAAGGATGTATTGTCGTTGGATTCAACTATACACCTTCATCAGAGAATATTGATGCTCGATTCTATCACGAATACATCCTTGATATTACCGATAGGAACGCTGTTGAAAGTGCAGTTAAAAATGTGGTGCAAAAGCTTGGGAGGATAGATATACTTGTCAACAACGCAGGAATAACGAAAGACAATTTAGTGTACCGAATGACTTACGAAGAGTGGGACAGTGTGATAAACACGAACCTAACGGGTGCGTTCAACATGGTTAAAGCAACAATAAGGGAAATTGCAAAGAATGAAGGTGTTATAATCAATGTCTCCTCCGTTGTTGGATTAGAGGGTAATATTGGGCAGGCGAACTATGCTGCCTCAAAAGCCGGATTGATAGGCTTAACAAAGTCTCTGGCGAAGGAATTTGGAAGGAAAAACGTTCGGGTAAATGCTATTGCACCAGGTTTTATCGAAACACCTATGACAGAAAAATTACCCGAGGAAATTAAAAAAACCGCACTCGAGAAAATCTCTATGAGAAGATTTGGAAAACCAGAGGAAGTTGCAAAGCTTGTAAAATTCTTAGTGATAGACGGAACCTACATCAATGGCCAGGTGATAATTATCGACGGTGGGATGGAACTTTAA
- a CDS encoding biotin transporter BioY, with protein MEDKNNKGTKGNIRDLRRIAIIPLFAALTAVGAQIAVPVGNVPITLQMLFVFLSGFLLGPVEAMTSMLLYLTLGAVGLPVFANFSGGIAHLVGPTSGYLWAFPISAFLIAQLRRKFNTVLSGVVGLAVVYIIGWTVLGLHIGSYRKAFIVGVIPFVFIDFAKLFVANLVALKLDKVMRGKEYGQT; from the coding sequence GTGGAAGATAAGAACAATAAGGGCACAAAAGGAAATATTAGGGATTTAAGGAGAATAGCTATTATTCCCTTATTTGCAGCATTAACAGCAGTTGGGGCTCAGATTGCGGTTCCTGTTGGAAATGTCCCTATAACATTACAAATGCTCTTTGTTTTCCTGTCTGGTTTTTTGTTGGGTCCTGTTGAAGCTATGACTTCTATGCTGCTTTACTTGACACTTGGAGCAGTAGGTCTTCCTGTTTTTGCAAACTTTTCTGGTGGTATTGCTCATCTGGTTGGACCTACATCAGGCTATCTGTGGGCATTTCCGATTAGCGCTTTTTTAATTGCGCAACTAAGGAGAAAATTTAATACCGTTTTATCAGGAGTCGTGGGGCTTGCTGTGGTTTACATCATTGGTTGGACTGTTTTAGGGCTCCACATAGGCAGTTATAGGAAAGCTTTCATAGTAGGAGTCATACCTTTTGTTTTCATTGATTTTGCCAAATTGTTTGTGGCCAATCTCGTTGCTTTGAAACTTGACAAAGTTATGAGGGGGAAAGAGTATGGGCAGACTTGA
- the fabD gene encoding ACP S-malonyltransferase, translating into MKLAYIFPGQGSQYSGMASDFSKYESWDNYAKVANDVLGFDLIEIMDGDEEVLKLTENAQPAIYLASYVAFTELKKCFREPDFVAGHSLGEYTALAVAGVYDFETGIYLVRKRGEYISQAMKPGEGSMAAVVGVAIEEIEELVRKYDGLYIANYNSEEQTVVSGKSESIKSFVKHLTENGKRAIELKVSGPFHTPFLESAREKMAAEVEHIKFRQPKYPIVMNSVAREITDPEQIKHYVLEQISGPVYWKQSIDRMIALGVDEFVEVGPKNVLTSMLKKAKLNAKHFSTLIETKNLTEGVTGGR; encoded by the coding sequence ATGAAACTTGCTTACATTTTTCCAGGACAAGGTTCACAATACAGCGGAATGGCAAGTGACTTTTCCAAATACGAGTCGTGGGATAACTATGCAAAAGTTGCAAATGATGTTTTAGGCTTCGACTTGATAGAAATCATGGACGGTGATGAGGAAGTTTTGAAACTCACCGAAAATGCTCAACCAGCTATATACTTAGCAAGTTATGTGGCATTTACTGAGTTGAAAAAGTGTTTTAGAGAACCCGATTTTGTTGCCGGACACAGCTTAGGTGAGTACACAGCACTTGCTGTGGCAGGGGTTTATGATTTTGAAACAGGTATATATCTTGTAAGAAAAAGAGGAGAGTATATATCGCAAGCAATGAAGCCTGGGGAAGGTAGCATGGCAGCGGTTGTAGGTGTAGCAATTGAGGAGATAGAAGAACTCGTCCGCAAATACGACGGTCTCTATATAGCTAACTACAATTCTGAGGAACAAACAGTTGTAAGTGGGAAAAGCGAAAGTATAAAAAGCTTTGTAAAGCACCTCACTGAAAATGGTAAAAGGGCGATAGAACTAAAGGTATCCGGTCCTTTCCATACACCATTTTTGGAAAGTGCAAGAGAAAAGATGGCTGCAGAAGTTGAGCATATAAAATTTAGACAGCCAAAATACCCTATTGTTATGAATAGTGTAGCTCGAGAAATAACAGACCCTGAACAAATAAAACATTATGTTCTTGAACAAATTAGTGGACCTGTATATTGGAAACAATCAATTGATAGGATGATTGCTCTTGGTGTTGACGAATTTGTAGAAGTCGGACCAAAAAATGTGTTGACTTCTATGTTGAAGAAAGCCAAACTCAATGCCAAACACTTTTCAACGTTAATCGAAACCAAAAATCTGACGGAGGGGGTTACCGGTGGAAGATAA
- the fabK gene encoding enoyl-[acyl-carrier-protein] reductase FabK — MNFKENNRICQLLNIEYPIIMGGMSWAGTPKLAAAVSNAGGLGVIGSGAMNRAQLKEAIDTIRKLTDKPFGVNIILVSPYADELVDLVIEEKVPVVTFGAGNPSKYMSKLKEAGVKVLPVVASDNMAKMMERIGADAVIAEGMESGGHIGEVTTLVLVNAVCRAVKIPVIAAGGIADGKSMAAMFALGAEGIQMGTRFIASTEADTHENFKKLIIKSSIRDTVITGAPLGHPARVIETRFAKKVKELETKNLQEAEEVLVGSLRKAVVDGNIEEGSFMAGQCVGLINEIKPVKEIITDIVNEFYATIQELCELLK, encoded by the coding sequence ATGAACTTCAAGGAAAATAATCGAATTTGCCAGCTGTTGAACATCGAATATCCAATTATCATGGGAGGTATGTCGTGGGCTGGGACTCCAAAGCTAGCAGCTGCCGTTTCGAATGCTGGAGGGTTAGGAGTTATAGGTTCCGGTGCGATGAACAGAGCACAGCTAAAAGAGGCTATCGATACCATCCGTAAATTAACAGATAAGCCTTTCGGAGTAAACATAATACTAGTATCACCGTATGCTGATGAGCTGGTTGATTTAGTTATAGAGGAGAAAGTGCCTGTTGTGACATTTGGAGCTGGTAATCCTTCAAAGTATATGTCAAAGTTGAAAGAAGCTGGGGTTAAGGTCTTACCTGTTGTTGCTTCGGACAATATGGCGAAGATGATGGAACGTATAGGGGCAGATGCAGTTATTGCCGAAGGTATGGAATCGGGAGGTCATATTGGAGAGGTTACCACGTTAGTCCTGGTAAACGCTGTGTGTAGGGCCGTGAAAATACCAGTCATTGCAGCTGGGGGAATAGCCGATGGAAAATCCATGGCTGCGATGTTTGCACTTGGTGCTGAGGGCATCCAAATGGGAACAAGATTCATCGCTTCAACAGAAGCAGACACACATGAGAATTTCAAAAAGCTTATCATAAAATCATCTATACGAGATACTGTAATCACAGGCGCTCCACTTGGACATCCTGCCAGGGTAATTGAGACAAGGTTCGCGAAAAAAGTGAAAGAGTTAGAAACAAAGAATCTTCAGGAAGCTGAAGAAGTTTTAGTTGGAAGCTTAAGAAAAGCGGTAGTTGATGGCAATATTGAAGAAGGCTCGTTCATGGCAGGTCAATGTGTAGGATTGATAAATGAGATTAAGCCCGTGAAGGAAATAATTACAGACATTGTTAATGAGTTCTATGCAACGATTCAAGAACTTTGTGAACTTTTAAAATGA
- the fabZ gene encoding 3-hydroxyacyl-ACP dehydratase FabZ: MNEKKTLRGKEEILKILPHRDPILLVDEVIEQGEDYIIAKKYVTKDEPVFKGHFPGYPIYPGVYIIEGLAQTAGVLLLENVERNSIPIFIGIDEARFKKEVRPNCELTYEVKVLDKKGPIVIVDGKAKVDGQLVAKAKLMVGVKKGEGKDSSSAVEDKVQSEADGR; encoded by the coding sequence ATGAATGAAAAGAAAACACTAAGAGGAAAAGAAGAAATTCTAAAAATATTGCCCCACAGAGACCCTATACTTTTGGTTGACGAAGTGATTGAACAAGGAGAGGACTACATCATTGCAAAAAAATACGTTACCAAAGATGAACCGGTGTTTAAAGGTCACTTCCCAGGCTATCCAATATATCCGGGAGTCTACATTATTGAAGGTCTTGCGCAAACAGCAGGAGTTTTGTTGTTAGAGAATGTGGAAAGAAATTCAATACCCATCTTCATCGGCATAGACGAAGCGAGGTTTAAGAAAGAAGTTAGACCTAACTGTGAGCTGACATACGAAGTTAAAGTGCTAGACAAGAAAGGACCTATAGTAATTGTTGATGGGAAAGCCAAAGTCGATGGTCAACTGGTCGCAAAAGCAAAATTGATGGTGGGAGTGAAAAAAGGAGAAGGCAAGGATTCATCATCAGCCGTTGAGGATAAAGTACAAAGTGAGGCGGATGGAAGATGA